From Butyricimonas paravirosa, one genomic window encodes:
- a CDS encoding Gfo/Idh/MocA family oxidoreductase, which yields MSKVITYGTYDVLHQGHINLLKRAKELGDYLIVGVTSDRFDRERGKLNVKNNVLERVEAVRKTGYADEIIIEDYVGQKIDDIQKYNIDIFTVGSDWVGKFDYLNEFCKVVYLPRTEGVSSTQIRNESQQIVQLGVVGSGRIANRFIPEAGFVNGISITAVYNPMREDALQFCERFSVTNYDSYEGFLSAIDAVYIASPHLTHYEYIKMALMAGKHVLCEIPMVLSGEEAKELYSLAEEKRLVLLEASKTAFCPAWNHLLTLVKSGVIGEVVDVKASLSKLVPNNVREMDVNQAGGSVTELAPFPLMAIVKLLGKDYLGMHFFSKMQDGVDIFTKGEIVYGNAVASITLGLGVKTEGNLVISGTKGYVLVPSPWWLTNYFEVRYEDQNLNKKYFYTYQGDGLRYEIQEFVTMVLSGRTSSYKLNHNESITIAKIIGSYRDSNNTTYLK from the coding sequence ATGAGTAAGGTTATAACATACGGCACTTATGATGTTTTGCATCAAGGTCACATAAATTTATTGAAACGGGCGAAAGAACTAGGTGATTATCTTATTGTAGGTGTGACGTCTGATCGTTTTGATCGGGAGCGGGGTAAACTCAATGTCAAAAATAATGTCTTGGAGCGCGTGGAGGCCGTCAGAAAAACAGGTTATGCCGACGAGATTATTATTGAAGATTACGTGGGGCAAAAGATAGATGATATACAAAAATATAATATAGATATTTTTACTGTCGGTTCCGATTGGGTGGGTAAATTCGATTATTTGAATGAATTTTGTAAAGTGGTGTACTTGCCTCGTACGGAAGGAGTGTCATCAACCCAAATAAGAAATGAATCTCAACAGATCGTGCAGCTGGGGGTTGTGGGAAGTGGACGAATTGCAAACAGGTTTATTCCTGAAGCAGGATTCGTGAATGGCATTTCCATTACGGCTGTTTATAATCCCATGCGAGAGGATGCTTTGCAGTTTTGTGAAAGATTTAGCGTGACGAATTACGATTCATATGAAGGTTTTCTAAGTGCGATTGATGCCGTGTATATTGCATCACCTCATCTCACGCATTATGAATATATAAAAATGGCATTGATGGCCGGTAAGCATGTTTTGTGTGAAATCCCAATGGTCTTGAGCGGGGAGGAGGCCAAAGAACTCTACTCGCTGGCTGAAGAAAAGCGCTTGGTATTGCTTGAAGCATCTAAAACAGCCTTCTGCCCGGCATGGAATCATTTACTCACGCTTGTGAAAAGTGGGGTGATCGGGGAAGTGGTTGATGTCAAGGCTTCTTTGTCAAAACTCGTGCCCAATAACGTCAGAGAGATGGATGTTAATCAGGCTGGTGGTAGTGTTACAGAACTAGCCCCATTCCCTTTGATGGCTATCGTGAAGTTGCTTGGCAAGGATTATTTAGGGATGCATTTCTTTTCAAAAATGCAGGATGGGGTGGATATTTTCACGAAAGGTGAAATCGTTTATGGGAACGCGGTTGCTTCCATCACGCTGGGTTTGGGAGTGAAAACTGAAGGCAATTTGGTCATTTCGGGTACAAAAGGATACGTGCTTGTTCCATCCCCTTGGTGGTTGACGAATTATTTCGAGGTGAGATACGAGGATCAGAATTTGAATAAGAAATATTTCTATACTTATCAGGGTGACGGGTTACGTTATGAGATTCAGGAGTTCGTGACGATGGTGTTGAGCGGGCGGACAAGTAGCTACAAATTGAATCATAATGAATCAATCACGATCGCCAAGATTATTGGTAGTTACCGAGATTCGAATAATACAACATATTTAAAATAG
- a CDS encoding SDR family NAD(P)-dependent oxidoreductase, with amino-acid sequence MKYAVVTGGTKGIGLGIVKVLLERGFHVFTNYARDKESAERVGQELEQWKDRLSIVQADQSDKESFARFVQFVKSKAESISCIVCNAGMTIRKPNMEITDEQWEQVMQVAVNSHFYLIRDCYEMIEPDSRIIFIGSMMGVLPHGTSLPYGVSKAAVHALAKNLVKEFEGTGTTVNAIAPGFVETEWQKNKPQNIRENIYGKTAIKRFAAVDEITNAVAFCLDNQFVNGSVIEVSGGYCFK; translated from the coding sequence ATGAAGTATGCAGTTGTAACGGGAGGTACAAAAGGTATCGGGTTGGGGATTGTAAAAGTATTGTTAGAAAGAGGTTTTCACGTGTTTACGAATTACGCTCGTGATAAAGAATCGGCAGAACGGGTGGGACAAGAGTTAGAACAATGGAAGGATCGTTTGAGTATTGTTCAAGCCGATCAAAGTGATAAGGAGTCTTTTGCACGATTTGTTCAATTCGTGAAGTCTAAGGCCGAGTCCATAAGTTGTATTGTTTGTAACGCGGGGATGACCATACGGAAACCTAACATGGAAATTACGGATGAGCAATGGGAACAAGTGATGCAAGTGGCTGTTAATTCTCACTTTTATTTGATCCGGGATTGTTATGAAATGATCGAGCCTGATTCCCGGATCATTTTCATAGGCTCAATGATGGGAGTATTGCCTCATGGAACATCGTTGCCTTACGGTGTTTCTAAAGCGGCAGTTCATGCTCTTGCAAAGAATCTAGTTAAGGAATTTGAGGGAACGGGAACCACCGTTAACGCTATTGCTCCCGGCTTTGTTGAAACCGAGTGGCAAAAGAATAAGCCCCAAAACATTCGGGAAAATATTTATGGTAAGACTGCAATAAAAAGATTTGCAGCCGTTGATGAAATTACAAACGCTGTTGCTTTTTGTCTGGATAATCAATTTGTAAATGGCTCCGTTATCGAGGTTAGTGGAGGCTATTGTTTTAAATAA
- a CDS encoding CDP-glycerol glycerophosphotransferase family protein has translation MENYTIGFYLEKLYYIPHFEPVIKEIIKRNISYVIIIPKNRGRDELNQREESIKYCQEKGFTYCLDEEHRECNIMVFGNAPRHISTPFKKSALIMHGTWGGKTVNYAPDLNDVDLRFLDGKFMEDRLLELFPEKKSIYYISGYSKLDNYFQLTEEDRIKFLQSCHLDINKKTILYAPTFYPSSILKMGKKFPEDFAEYNIILKPHSHLFLRKRYRRDLHRLETWAKYPNVYLAHFNETDILPFLNASDLMISDMSSAVFEFAGIGKPAIVNMFLRYRLHDRLFPHKARKRLDTENFYLWEVADTPKRYQNMVKNAQEALAGTDKNKAKREELIHYVMGAVDGKVSPRIVDKLLELNNSIKA, from the coding sequence ATGGAAAATTACACGATCGGCTTTTATCTTGAGAAACTATATTATATCCCTCACTTCGAACCCGTCATCAAAGAAATCATTAAACGAAACATATCATACGTCATCATTATCCCTAAAAACAGGGGAAGGGATGAATTGAATCAACGGGAAGAATCCATCAAGTATTGCCAAGAAAAGGGATTCACGTATTGTCTTGATGAAGAGCACCGGGAGTGTAATATCATGGTTTTCGGGAATGCCCCGCGTCACATTTCGACCCCATTCAAAAAATCTGCCCTCATCATGCACGGCACGTGGGGCGGGAAAACGGTCAATTACGCTCCGGATCTGAATGATGTAGATTTACGTTTCTTGGATGGAAAATTCATGGAAGACAGGTTACTCGAACTCTTCCCGGAGAAAAAATCAATCTATTATATATCCGGATATTCTAAACTGGATAATTACTTTCAATTAACAGAAGAAGATCGTATCAAATTTCTCCAAAGCTGTCATTTAGACATAAACAAAAAAACCATACTGTACGCTCCCACTTTTTACCCGTCATCCATCTTGAAAATGGGTAAGAAATTCCCGGAAGACTTTGCCGAATATAATATCATTTTAAAACCGCACTCTCATCTATTTTTGCGAAAAAGATACCGGAGAGATTTACATCGTCTAGAAACGTGGGCCAAATACCCGAACGTGTACCTAGCCCACTTTAACGAAACAGATATTCTGCCATTTTTAAACGCTTCCGATTTAATGATTTCCGATATGTCAAGTGCCGTATTCGAGTTTGCCGGAATAGGCAAACCGGCTATTGTCAATATGTTTTTGAGATACAGATTGCATGATCGCTTATTTCCTCACAAAGCGAGAAAGCGATTAGACACGGAAAATTTCTATCTATGGGAAGTGGCGGACACCCCAAAAAGGTATCAAAATATGGTGAAAAATGCACAAGAGGCCCTTGCCGGAACGGATAAAAACAAGGCCAAACGAGAAGAATTGATCCACTATGTCATGGGTGCGGTGGATGGAAAAGTATCACCAAGGATCGTTGACAAATTACTAGAGCTAAACAATAGCATAAAAGCATAA
- a CDS encoding glycosyltransferase family 2 protein, with amino-acid sequence MMKISLIISTYNRPSALKLCLESVKRQNRLPDEVIIGDDGSGDETAALIREFQKDFPVPLLHVWQEDKGFRVGKIRNKCIAKAKYDYIVQVDGDMVLHSSFITDHLSCARRGYYIKGGRVNITRMETERLCNREYTPLGFFTWGLTRRENAIHCLFLAKCLAPYRKTRPGLGCNTSFWRKDALRINGYDEYYVGWGGEDYDFSVRLLNVGCKKIALKFAAIGFHLWHEDKYMENRKKNFDYYNEKVEQKATWCENGIDQYLKDNNEM; translated from the coding sequence ATGATGAAAATATCGCTTATTATATCCACGTATAATCGACCCAGTGCGTTGAAATTGTGCTTGGAAAGCGTTAAGCGGCAAAATCGGTTACCTGATGAAGTTATTATTGGGGATGATGGTTCCGGGGATGAAACCGCAGCTTTAATTCGTGAATTTCAAAAAGATTTTCCTGTACCGTTATTACATGTGTGGCAGGAAGATAAAGGATTTCGTGTCGGGAAAATACGGAATAAATGTATTGCAAAAGCCAAGTACGATTATATCGTACAAGTGGATGGCGACATGGTTTTGCATTCAAGTTTTATAACGGATCATCTTTCGTGTGCTCGTAGGGGATATTATATAAAAGGGGGCCGGGTGAATATAACTAGAATGGAGACAGAACGATTATGTAATCGTGAATATACCCCGTTAGGATTTTTTACATGGGGCTTGACGAGAAGGGAAAATGCGATTCACTGTCTATTTTTGGCCAAGTGCTTGGCTCCGTATCGTAAAACTCGTCCGGGATTAGGATGTAATACTTCTTTTTGGCGGAAAGATGCTTTGCGAATCAATGGCTATGATGAATATTACGTTGGATGGGGTGGGGAAGATTATGATTTCAGCGTGCGTTTGTTGAACGTGGGTTGTAAAAAAATAGCATTAAAATTTGCCGCCATTGGGTTTCATTTGTGGCATGAAGATAAATACATGGAGAATCGGAAAAAGAATTTTGATTATTACAATGAGAAGGTCGAGCAAAAAGCGACATGGTGCGAAAATGGGATCGATCAATATTTAAAAGATAATAACGAAATGTGA
- a CDS encoding SP_1767 family glycosyltransferase yields MKSIFYYMECYIRLLKYRRRFYKKQKALGFIPDIRSTDETLDKILREHCSVSRFGDGEFNLLRQKGNGFCAFNQSLAKRLQEVLTAPLPCHIVCLPYALVSRENLNLRTKVFWLSYFIKAYDVFIRYLKSGYVYYDASFTRFYFAYKDKRVCEGYLEKIRQIWFDQDILLIEGEYSRLGVNNDLFIHARSLKRILCPAKDAFERYVDIMCAARKYGSNKLILVALGQTATVLSYDLAKLGYWAIDIGHVDIEYEWFLRGAKDKLPVAGKYVNEAKGDVFREKKIQDENYEKTIVERISGLSC; encoded by the coding sequence ATGAAAAGCATTTTTTATTACATGGAGTGTTATATCCGTCTTTTGAAATACAGACGACGTTTCTATAAAAAACAAAAGGCGTTAGGGTTTATTCCAGATATAAGGTCAACCGACGAGACATTGGATAAAATATTACGGGAGCATTGTTCTGTCAGTCGATTTGGGGATGGAGAGTTCAATCTTTTACGTCAGAAAGGGAATGGATTTTGCGCTTTTAATCAATCCTTGGCCAAAAGATTACAAGAAGTGCTAACGGCACCCCTTCCCTGTCATATTGTTTGTTTACCTTATGCGCTTGTTTCACGAGAAAACTTGAACTTGCGTACGAAAGTTTTCTGGTTATCTTATTTTATAAAAGCGTACGATGTTTTCATTCGCTATCTGAAATCGGGATACGTGTATTACGATGCCTCGTTTACTCGATTTTATTTTGCGTACAAGGATAAACGTGTATGTGAGGGGTATTTGGAAAAGATACGACAAATATGGTTTGATCAGGATATTCTCTTGATAGAGGGTGAATATAGTCGTTTGGGAGTAAATAATGATCTTTTTATTCACGCTCGTTCATTGAAACGGATTTTATGTCCCGCGAAAGATGCTTTTGAGAGATATGTTGATATAATGTGTGCCGCTCGAAAATATGGAAGTAATAAATTGATTCTTGTTGCTTTGGGGCAAACGGCAACCGTGTTGAGCTATGATTTGGCTAAATTAGGTTATTGGGCGATTGATATAGGGCATGTTGATATTGAATACGAGTGGTTTTTACGGGGTGCGAAAGATAAACTTCCGGTAGCCGGGAAGTATGTTAATGAGGCAAAAGGTGATGTTTTTCGTGAAAAGAAAATCCAGGATGAAAATTACGAGAAAACGATTGTAGAACGCATTTCCGGTTTATCATGTTAA
- a CDS encoding O-antigen ligase family protein translates to MLKMFVREKTWRLLFLLVGFLSGGLGILYGMTFHYILLSMVLFYAILDWDSCVERLHAGRKYILVFIGYFLYLVLQTFFLFWDSGIEGNAHYGIFETTLLNFILVPVYVAMLKGWLTVPLLKRFLFLFCAGCVLLNGYIVFDLLAGEAFSNAQEALGRLYINRFGENKTSLLGGNLLLEPQVFYIVLAALVSYGLIFWSGRKRVKLACGIMFLLLLLFLSFTVSKAGILAFSLGFIVMNICFMKQNAWKFCWVFSVCVLCIGFMLFASDSFEQKYKERVDEVLTEVMNVRQGIYDGSTIAPRIGFVREAYRHANEFAVCGLGVYAKERVKIWLRDSDAGLGEFRNVHNTFLHYWIQGGILGISLVVFLWGVPLYCMVKNRKYSYLIISLVVVVVITNSTCILLDLNNSRLIIVLLSSMFYFHGDVFYELEKS, encoded by the coding sequence ATGTTAAAAATGTTCGTGCGGGAGAAAACGTGGAGATTATTATTCCTGCTTGTCGGTTTTTTGTCGGGAGGCCTTGGAATATTATACGGGATGACTTTTCATTATATTCTTTTGAGCATGGTGTTGTTTTACGCCATCTTGGATTGGGATTCATGTGTGGAGCGGTTACATGCAGGACGAAAATATATATTGGTGTTCATCGGTTATTTCCTGTATTTAGTTCTACAAACGTTTTTCTTATTTTGGGATTCCGGTATAGAAGGAAATGCGCATTATGGCATATTCGAGACGACACTGCTTAATTTTATTTTGGTACCCGTGTATGTTGCCATGTTAAAAGGATGGTTGACGGTTCCTTTACTGAAACGTTTCCTGTTTTTATTTTGTGCGGGATGCGTGTTATTGAATGGGTATATCGTGTTCGATTTATTGGCAGGAGAAGCATTCTCGAATGCTCAGGAAGCTTTAGGGCGTTTATACATAAATCGTTTTGGCGAGAATAAAACCTCTCTCTTGGGAGGAAATTTATTGCTGGAGCCACAAGTTTTTTACATCGTTTTGGCGGCGCTGGTTTCGTACGGGTTGATTTTTTGGAGTGGTCGGAAGCGTGTGAAGTTGGCGTGTGGCATCATGTTTCTGTTGTTACTATTATTCTTGTCATTCACCGTGTCGAAAGCCGGTATTTTGGCCTTTTCTCTCGGTTTTATAGTAATGAATATATGTTTTATGAAACAAAACGCATGGAAGTTTTGTTGGGTATTTTCTGTTTGTGTATTGTGCATAGGTTTTATGTTGTTTGCATCAGATAGTTTTGAACAGAAATATAAAGAGAGGGTGGACGAAGTTTTAACCGAAGTTATGAATGTCAGGCAAGGCATTTATGACGGGAGTACGATTGCGCCTAGAATTGGGTTTGTTCGGGAAGCTTATAGGCATGCTAACGAATTTGCAGTTTGTGGGTTAGGAGTTTATGCTAAGGAGCGGGTGAAGATCTGGTTGCGGGATTCGGATGCGGGGCTTGGAGAATTTAGGAACGTGCATAATACATTTTTACATTATTGGATACAGGGTGGCATTTTAGGGATCAGTTTGGTCGTGTTTCTTTGGGGTGTACCGCTCTACTGCATGGTGAAAAATCGGAAATATTCTTATCTGATAATTTCCCTTGTGGTCGTTGTTGTCATCACGAATAGCACCTGTATTTTATTGGATTTGAATAATTCGAGATTGATAATTGTGTTATTGTCTTCCATGTTTTATTTTCATGGGGATGTTTTTTATGAATTAGAAAAAAGTTGA
- a CDS encoding O-antigen ligase family protein, giving the protein MDQMVRFQKYFFLATGFLLGSLIPLFGNAFNFILIVFMFVQIGMNRKEVLANLRQERKYLWAMIIFLGYFSLHTMIVLLKGNPVAEPSYGTFEILILNFILVPVYVTTFRSWLTPELLRRFLTYFCIGCFCINVYIFFALTGTKLFSDPVGTLNLIYNTRFGENRFVLGDKFWLEIQALMLAVSALISYFLIIKERQNGKKIMFIFLFLALLVFLSFTVTKSAIIGFLAGFFVLNIYLFKRSWVKVRYKLATVILIVLCGFVLLDNVAMYEARMQEVREEIENVRRGEFSGGTIVPRVAFIRESFKHFDEFGLWGLGVSTKHRIKAWFDASDMNIARYKNVGNIFLQYWVTGGIPGLAFVLFLFVAPVYRMIRKKKISYLIIGILLPFFAVSNTCVTLSWANSRLFMLLFLAMFCFYGDLFARLEEFSEDEPAFDKSSI; this is encoded by the coding sequence ATGGATCAAATGGTAAGGTTTCAGAAGTATTTTTTTCTTGCGACAGGTTTCTTGTTGGGAAGTTTAATCCCCTTGTTTGGCAATGCGTTTAATTTTATACTCATTGTTTTCATGTTTGTGCAGATTGGCATGAATCGAAAGGAAGTATTGGCAAACTTGCGGCAAGAGCGAAAATATTTGTGGGCGATGATTATTTTCTTGGGTTATTTTTCCTTGCACACGATGATTGTGTTGTTGAAAGGGAATCCTGTTGCGGAACCAAGTTACGGTACATTCGAAATCTTGATCTTGAATTTTATACTTGTTCCCGTGTATGTTACAACTTTCAGGAGCTGGCTAACACCTGAATTATTACGACGATTTCTAACTTATTTTTGTATAGGATGTTTCTGCATAAATGTTTATATCTTTTTTGCTTTAACCGGGACAAAATTATTTTCAGATCCGGTAGGGACGTTAAATTTGATATACAATACGCGATTTGGAGAAAATCGATTCGTGTTAGGGGATAAGTTCTGGTTAGAGATTCAGGCATTAATGCTCGCCGTGTCGGCACTTATATCTTATTTCTTGATCATCAAGGAAAGACAAAATGGAAAGAAAATCATGTTCATATTTTTGTTTTTGGCCTTGCTTGTTTTTCTTTCATTTACCGTTACCAAATCTGCTATTATAGGATTTTTGGCTGGATTTTTTGTGCTTAATATTTATTTGTTTAAAAGGTCCTGGGTAAAAGTACGTTATAAACTAGCAACGGTTATATTGATCGTTTTATGTGGCTTTGTCTTGTTGGATAACGTCGCCATGTATGAAGCAAGGATGCAAGAGGTCAGGGAGGAAATCGAGAATGTTAGGAGGGGGGAGTTCTCGGGGGGAACTATCGTTCCCCGGGTTGCATTTATTCGGGAGAGTTTTAAGCATTTTGATGAATTTGGTCTGTGGGGATTGGGGGTTTCTACGAAACATCGTATAAAAGCATGGTTCGATGCCTCTGACATGAATATTGCTCGCTATAAAAATGTCGGAAATATTTTTCTACAGTATTGGGTTACAGGTGGAATACCGGGCTTGGCTTTTGTACTTTTTTTATTTGTCGCACCGGTTTACAGGATGATCCGGAAAAAAAAGATTTCTTATTTGATTATAGGCATATTGCTCCCATTTTTTGCGGTGAGTAATACATGCGTTACCCTCTCTTGGGCCAATTCCAGGTTGTTCATGTTACTCTTTCTGGCTATGTTTTGCTTTTACGGTGATCTTTTCGCCCGACTTGAAGAGTTTTCGGAGGATGAACCTGCTTTTGACAAGAGTTCGATATAA
- a CDS encoding capsule assembly Wzi family protein, whose product MKKTALSILMSLLFFYSQGQERSVDYKTSLTGFVAYQNTLPFWAINNKHGLIPNGNGALLEVGLFSDFTDRHKIQFAYGVSAAGFLSRPDNNVILDQLYASARWRNLRLDLGMIHPKEEYNGISSTNGNFIRSGNSRTFPGYNLNSEYMKVPCTKGVLSIKFNWADYMMIDDRYVEDTRLHNKSAFLKIKPHQRWEIIVGLEHWAQWAGTSPDRGKQPSSFKDYIRIICAKEGGTGASVSDSINALGNHLGREHLTINYLADNYILSFYHDIPFEDGSGTDFRSFPDGTYCFYYGSKKKDQWITDVIYEFYYTKYQSGSRHDRPATPEEMEKQDPNSHFYGRKILGGCDNYFNNGEYRSGWTLYERVIGSPFMTPGLSGGITRIINNRVIAHHIGMKGMAWQTTPYKLMLSYSRNYGIYGSPMKKNQFSGALEVTLPFKNLPFAVETGIYGDLGDLFKDNFGFTIKLSRKGKLIK is encoded by the coding sequence ATGAAAAAAACAGCATTATCCATCTTGATGTCCCTACTATTTTTTTACTCGCAGGGACAAGAACGAAGTGTTGACTACAAAACTTCACTTACAGGATTCGTGGCATACCAGAATACATTACCCTTTTGGGCAATAAACAACAAACATGGTTTAATTCCCAACGGAAACGGGGCCTTACTGGAAGTAGGTCTTTTCTCGGATTTCACGGATCGCCATAAAATTCAATTCGCTTATGGAGTATCTGCCGCAGGATTTTTATCCCGTCCGGACAACAACGTTATTTTAGACCAGCTTTACGCGAGCGCACGCTGGCGGAATCTTCGCCTAGACCTCGGAATGATTCATCCCAAGGAAGAATATAACGGTATTTCCTCTACGAACGGAAATTTCATCCGTTCCGGAAACTCCCGAACTTTCCCGGGATATAATTTGAATAGTGAATACATGAAAGTTCCCTGTACCAAAGGAGTTTTATCTATTAAATTCAACTGGGCAGACTACATGATGATTGACGATCGTTACGTGGAAGACACCCGTTTACACAACAAATCAGCTTTCTTAAAAATAAAGCCTCATCAACGCTGGGAAATCATTGTCGGCCTTGAACATTGGGCTCAATGGGCAGGAACCTCTCCCGATAGAGGCAAACAACCTTCATCATTCAAGGATTATATCCGAATCATTTGTGCCAAAGAAGGAGGAACCGGGGCCAGTGTAAGCGATTCGATCAATGCGTTAGGAAATCACCTGGGAAGGGAACATTTGACCATTAATTATTTGGCAGACAACTATATTTTATCTTTCTACCACGACATCCCTTTTGAAGATGGTTCGGGTACGGATTTTCGCTCTTTCCCGGATGGAACTTATTGTTTTTATTATGGTTCCAAGAAAAAGGATCAATGGATCACGGACGTTATTTATGAATTCTATTACACGAAATACCAATCCGGCTCCCGGCATGACCGTCCCGCCACCCCGGAAGAAATGGAGAAACAAGACCCGAACAGTCACTTCTATGGCCGAAAAATACTTGGCGGATGCGACAACTATTTCAACAATGGCGAATACAGAAGTGGATGGACTTTATACGAGAGAGTTATCGGTAGCCCGTTCATGACGCCCGGTCTTTCCGGGGGTATCACCCGAATCATTAACAACCGAGTTATAGCCCACCACATCGGGATGAAAGGTATGGCGTGGCAAACCACTCCCTATAAACTCATGCTTTCCTATTCCAGGAACTACGGTATTTACGGAAGTCCCATGAAAAAGAATCAATTCTCCGGAGCATTGGAAGTAACATTGCCATTCAAAAACTTACCGTTTGCCGTGGAAACAGGTATCTACGGCGATTTAGGAGATCTGTTTAAAGATAATTTCGGATTCACGATTAAACTTAGTCGCAAGGGTAAACTTATTAAATAA
- the ispD gene encoding 2-C-methyl-D-erythritol 4-phosphate cytidylyltransferase: MKNIGVILAGGSGRRLGSELPKQFIVIAGKTVLAHTLHTFEKHERIDEIIIVVHRDYIKETEEIVRLEGFQKVKHIVPGGKERYHSTLAALNVYKEEKCNLIIHDAVRLLVTSQIIDSVIETLENHKACTTAIPSTDTILQSDTSRQFVNNIPDRSTLFQVQTPQGFHSDILTAAYNKALTDPEFFSTDDCGVVKRYMPEIHIKITKGLPFNIKLTYKEDISIIEKLLLSQQK, translated from the coding sequence ATGAAAAATATCGGAGTAATTCTAGCCGGAGGTTCCGGACGAAGGCTAGGAAGCGAGTTACCCAAACAATTCATCGTAATTGCCGGGAAAACCGTATTGGCACACACGCTTCACACATTCGAAAAACATGAACGCATTGATGAAATTATCATTGTCGTACACAGAGATTACATCAAGGAAACGGAAGAAATTGTTCGCCTTGAAGGATTTCAAAAAGTGAAACACATTGTCCCGGGGGGCAAAGAACGCTATCACTCTACTCTCGCCGCCTTAAACGTGTATAAAGAAGAGAAATGTAATTTAATCATCCATGATGCTGTTCGCCTGCTAGTCACGTCGCAAATCATAGATAGTGTCATTGAAACACTCGAAAACCACAAAGCCTGCACCACGGCAATACCTTCAACCGACACGATATTACAAAGCGATACCTCTCGCCAATTCGTGAACAACATCCCGGATCGCTCCACACTCTTTCAGGTTCAGACCCCTCAGGGATTTCATTCTGACATCTTAACAGCAGCCTATAACAAGGCGCTGACGGACCCCGAATTTTTCAGCACGGACGATTGTGGGGTTGTTAAACGATATATGCCGGAGATTCACATTAAAATAACCAAAGGTTTACCATTTAATATTAAATTAACTTACAAAGAAGATATTTCTATCATAGAAAAGTTACTTTTGTCCCAGCAAAAATAA